One region of Quercus lobata isolate SW786 chromosome 2, ValleyOak3.0 Primary Assembly, whole genome shotgun sequence genomic DNA includes:
- the LOC115977591 gene encoding cytochrome c-like produces MASFAEAPPGNPKAGEKIFKTKCAQCHTVDKGAGHKQGPNLNGLFGRQSGTTPGYSYSAANKNMAVTWGENTLYDYLLNPKKYIPGTKMVFPGLKKPQDRADLISYLKESTA; encoded by the exons atggcGAGCTTCGCAGAAGCACCACCGGGAAATCCCAAGGCCGGCGAGAAAATCTTCAAGACCAAGTGCGCTCAATGCCACACCGTCGACAAAGGCGCTGGTCACAAACAAg GACCTAATCTAAATGGTCTTTTCGGAAGGCAGTCTGGCACAACTCCTGGGTACTCCTATTCTGCTGCAAATAAGAATATGGCTGTGACTTGGGGAGAGAATACGTTGTATGACTACTTGCTTAACCCAAAGAAG TACATTCCTGGAACGAAGATGGTTTTCCCTGGTTTGAAGAAGCCACAAGATCGGGCAGACCTCATTTCTTATCTGAAGGAATCGACTGCGTGA